The region TCGTCCAAGGGACAGGAGAAGAACCGACCCTGCCACAAGTGGCCTCGGAGTCCCTGCCTGCCAAGGAAGTACCGGGAGTACTTCGTATGAGCATCATGAATCGTCCGGGTCAGGGACTCCGTCGCTCGCGGCACCACCACATGATGCACATGGTTGGTCATCAAACAGTAGGCCCAAACCTCCAAGAGGTGCTTTTCAGCATAGCAATGGAAGAAATCCAAATACGCTTCCCGGTCCTCATCGGACAGGAAAACGGTAGATCGGAGGTTTCCTCTCTGGGTCACGTGAAAAGGCAGGTCCGGCAATACGACTCGGGGCAAACGACCCATTCACCCTCTCCCCACACCGCAAGCACGCGAGCCCCTTCCGCGCGAGCAACAACAGATTCTACGGGAACCGAGCCTCCGGGAGAAGTTCTTCCTGAGGTTCGGTAGCCTGGCACCAGAACCCCTGGCACCAGAACCTCCCTCCCAGAACCCGTGGCACCAGAACCCGCCCAGAACCTGGCACCAGAACCCGAGGTTCGGTAGCCTGGCACCAGAACCTGCACCAGAACCTAACACCAGAACCTAATCGGTGAACGGCTGGGTCCTTTAGTGTTGAACGGTCGTTCAGGTGGAAAGAAATGCAATTCCGTCGTGATCCAGAGCGCGGTTCCGCGGAAACCGCTACTTCTTTCCGAGCGAATCCGTGACCGCGGAGTCCGGATCGGAGATGGGGGACCAGTTGGGCCTCTCGTCGGCGGTGCGGATCGCGAAGTAGTATTTCGTCGCGGGGGAGAGCTTCCGCACGACGAGGCTATCCGCTTCGCCCGGATTCGCAGGGTCCGGCTCGCCGACCGCCTGAAACGCGTCCACCCAGTTCGACGCGCGCGGAACGAACTCCGACGAGTAGCGGATGTCGTATTGACTCGCACGCCCCTCGATCCCGTTGTCTCCCGGCGCCGTCCAACGGAGCGTCGCGCTCGAGCAGGTGACCGACGCGACCGCGAAGTCCTCGATCCGCGCGGGCGCGGTCGAGTCGCGCATCCAAGCGGGGTTCTCCTCGTGCCCGCAGGAGAGATTCACGAGCAGGAGCCAAGCGCCCGCGAGCGCACAAAGCGCGCGCGCGAAGCCCGGCCGTTCGATCAATCGCTTCTTCATTCTCCTCGATTCCTGATCGTGCTCCCCGCCTCGATCGATCGGGATGGAAAGAGGCCCTCGTCCGCGTGCGGAAACACGATCGCGTTCGTTCCGACGATCGCGCGGTCCGGAACGACCGCGTGCTTCCCGATCACCGTGAGCCCCGTGAAGAGATGCTCGGGGAACTCGCGGTTCGCGGGCGCGCCGTCGTCTCCTCCGCCGATCGAGGCTCCCTCGCCGATCGTCACCTTCTTGTCGGCGATCGCGCGCGTGACGTTCGCGTCCTTTCCGACGCGCGTGTCGTGCATCAAGACCGAGTCGACGACCCGCGCCCCGCGCGCGACGAACACGCCCGGCGAAAGGACCGAGCGGACGACCTCCCCCTCGATCACGCATCCGGGCGAGAGGAGCGACTCGACGGCTTTCCCCGCGGGAGCGATCCGCGCGGGAGGACGATCGCCGAGCCGCCCGATCTCCTCGAGGTTCGTCCGCACGCGCCACTTGTGGAGGTCGACGCCCGACGCAGAGTCGAGCAGATCCCGATTGGCTTCCCAATACGCCTGAAGCGTCCCCACGTCTTTCCAGTATCCCTCGAACGGATACGCATAGACCCGGTCGTTTCCGACCGCCGACGGGATGAGATCGTGGCCGAAGTCGTTCCCCTTCATCGTTCTTAGCGCGTCGAGAAGATACACCGCGTCGAAGGCGTAGATTCCCATCGACGCGAGGTTGCTCGACGCCTTCTCCGGTTTCTCCTGCCACTCGACGATGCGGCCGCTCGCGTCCGTGCGGGCGACGCCGAAGTGGCGCGTCTCCTCCCAAGGGACCTCGCGCATGGCGATCGTGAGGTGCGCCCCGCGTTCGCGATGGAAGCGGAGCATCGGTCCGTAATCCATGGAGTAGATGTGGTCGCCGGAGAGGATAAGCACCTGGTCCGGATCGCCGCGCCGCATGTGGTCGATGTTCTGGCGGATCGCGTCGGCCGTCCCCTTGTACCAATCCGCATCCTGCTCGCCCGTGCGCGGCGGGAGGATCTTGACCCCGCGCGTCCGTCCGACCATGTCCCACGGCTCGCCCGTGCCGAGATGCCCCATCAGCGAGAGCGGTTTGTACTGGGTGAGCACGCCGACGCTCCCGATTCCGGAGTTCATCACGTTGGAGAGGGTGAAATCGATGATGCGGTACATCCCGCCGAAGGGGACCGCCGGCTTCGCGCGGAGATGCGCGAGGATGCTGAGACGCGTTCCGCCTCCGCCCGCGAGGAGCATGACGGCCGTATCCCTCATGTGATCAGCTCTCCCGACGCGTACGACGGGCGGTGGAAGTGCTCGGGGCTGAAGCGCGGCCCGACGACGCAGTTCCGTCCGATCCGAATCCCCTGGGGGACGTGCGCCTTCTTCCCGACGAGCGTGATCCCCGATGAAAGAAGATCCGGGAACGATCGGTTCGGCGTCAGGTCGTCGCCCGCGCCGATGCGGACGTTCCCCTCGATCACCGCCTTCTCGTCGACGATCACGCGGTCGAGGCGCGCGCCGGGGCCCACCTTCACTTCCGGAAAGAGGATCGAATCGCGCACGGACGCTCCCTCGGCGATCCGGCAGCCGGGGGAGAGGATGCTCCGGACGACCTCGCCGCCGACCACGCATCCGGCGCTCACGCGCGAGTCCGACACGCGCGCGCCGGGAAGAAAGAGCGAGGGAGGGCGGTCGCGGAGATGCCGGTCGTCGAGGTTCGTCCGCACCTGCCACTCGTCGAGATCGACGCGCGGGTTCTCCCCAACGAGGTCCATGTGGGCGCGCCAATACTCCTCGATCGTGCGCCCGTACGCCCAGTAGCCGCGATGGCGGAAGCCGTACACGCGGTGCCGGCCGAGCATCGCCGGAATGATGTCGCGCCCGAACTCCCAGGAGCTTCCCCGGCGCGCGTTCTCCGCGACGAGGCGCGCGAGAAGATCAGGGCGAAAGAGATAGACGGTCATCGAGGCCCAGTTGCCGGAGGGCGCCTCCGTCTTCTCGGCGTATTCGAGAAGCCGCCCGCCCGTCGCGCCGTCCTCCTCGTCGATCGTCCCGATTCCGAATCGGTGCGCCTGATCCCTCGGAACCTCGATGAAGGCGGCCGTCATGTCCGCTTTCTTCTCCTGGTGATAACGGATGAGACCACGATAATTCATATGATAAACATGATCGCCGGAGAGAATAAGGACGAGATCCGGCTGGTGCTGGTCCATGAACTCGAGGTTCTGGTAGACGGCGTCGGCGGTCCCTCGATACCAGTCGGTGTCGGCGTGCCCCTTTTGCGGAGAGAGAAGCGTGGCGCCCCTGTCGCGCCCGACGAGATCCCAGGAGGCGCCGATCCCGACGTGGTGGATGAGCGACGACGATCGATATTGCGAAAGGATGCCGACCCGTTCGATCTCGGAGTGCATGAGGTTGCTGAGCGCGAAGTCGATCACGCGGTACATCCCGCCGAAGGGGAGGGCGGACTTCGGCCGCTCGAGCGTGAGGACGGAAAGCTCGTCCACCCGCCCGCCGGCCAGGATCATCGCGAGCACACGGCACATAGCGACCTCGCGTTCCGGGAAGGGGCGCTCGGATGGTACCAAATACGGGATCTCTCGCCTACCCCCGGGGCGCCTGCCGGGCGTCTTTGCCAAAATGGCGAGGAACGAGCGCCGCTCCCGGATATTCCGACCGACACGCTTCGACGTTTCCGGTGGACGGGAAGGCCCGAATCGCGATATTCTTCTCATTCCTAAGAAGATACGCGGTGAAGCCGCGGGCGGGCTCTCTGGCATAACGGATGCAATCCGTGGAACTTGCAGAGCAGAGGGCGCGGGCGCGCCTAGGGACCGAAGGGCGGCCCGTCGCGCCGCGGCGATCACGGCACTTCTCGTTCGCCAGAGTCGATTCTGGCGGGTCGGACACTCGATTCGGACGGTCCATTCGGGAAGTTCGGTCCTCCCGCCCGCGCGAAACCGCGCGGCCGGGGGTTCCGAGCGAAGGAGGAACATCATGCGGGATTGGGTCCTCGAGAGGGCGAGCCTTCCCTCCTTCATCGACTTCCTGTCGAAGAGATGGAAGGTGGTCGCGCCTCAGCGCCGGAACGAGATCCACGAGTTTCGCGAGCTCGAGGATCCGGCCGATCTTTGTCTCGACTATCCCACGACCATGCTCCCGCCGTCGCGCGTCTTTCTTCCGGACGGGGAGGTTCTCTATCGCTTTCAGCCGAACAGCCCGGGCTCGGCGGCCGCCGCGGCGGAAGAGAGACCGATCGCGCTCTTCGGCGTTCACACGTGCGACCTGGAGGGGATCTCGGTGATGGACGAGATCTACCTCGCCGCGCCGATCGATCGCGCGTACGCGCGCCGCCGCGAAGGGGCGTTCATCGTCGGGATCGAGTGCGCGGGCCCGTGCGTCGAGGAGAACCTCTGCGCGGACAAGGGAACGAACCACACCGAGAGGGTCTACGATCTTCTGCTTCACCCGGTCGACGAGAAGCGTTTCGTCGTCTGGGGGCGCACGAATCGTGGGAACGACGTCGCGGAGGAGAGCGGTCTCTTCCGCCCGGCCACGCACCAGGACCACGCCGCTCTCGACGACTTCCGCGCGGCGCAGGCGAGGATGTTCCGCCCGAAGTTCGGTCTCCGCCCGGATGAGCTATCGGCGCGCGTGCGCGCGAGCTGGGACGATCTGCTCTGGGTCGCGCAGTCGAGGCTCTGCATTTCGTGCGGGGCGTGCAACGTGGTCTGTCCGACTTGCCACTGCTTCACGACGCGCGACCATCTTCCGATCCGCGAGGACGGTCTCGGCGAACGTTGCCGCTACTGGACCGGCTGCCAGCTCGAGAGCTTCGCGAAGGTGGCGAGCGGGGAGAACTTCCGCGAGAAGAAGTCGCAGCGTCTCCGCCACCGCATCTTCAAGAAGGAAGTTTACGGAATGGATCGTTTCGGCCGGAGCGGCTGCGTCGGGTGCGGGCGGTGCGGGCACTTCTGCCCCGCCGACATCCGTCTGGTCGAGATCTTCGGTCAGCTCTCGGGGAAGGAGGTGACCTATGCCTGAGGTCCTCGCACCCGTGCCGATGATCGATGTCCCGGTGATGGCGAAGCTGAGGAAGATTCGGACTCTCACCGCGCGCGAAAAGCTCTTCGACGTGGAGCTCTCCGGGGGGCTCGCCCTGAACCACAAGCCGGGGCAGTTCGTCGTCGTCAGCGTCTTCGGAAGCGGGGAGGCGCCGATCTCGGTGAGCTCGCCTCCCAATCCGGGAAGCCCTTCGTTCCAGCTTTGCGTGCGCGACGCGGGATCGCTCACGCACCACATGCACGCATTGAGCGAGGGGAGCCCGATCGGCATCCGGGGTCCTTTCGGCAACGGCTTCCCCATTGAGGACCTCGAGGGGAACGACATCCTCTTCATCGCCGGAGGGCTCGGCCTCGCGCCGCTCCGCTCCCTGATCCGCCACGCGCTCGAGCGCAGAAGCCGTTTCGGAGGGCTCACGATTCTCTTCGGCGCGCGGAACCCGGGCGAAAGGCTCTTCCGCGAGGAGCTGGAGGAGTACGCGAAGGACAAGACGATCCGCTTTCTCGAGACCGTCGATGTCGGAGACGACGCATGGACCGGCCGCATCGGCGTGATCACGACGCTCCTCAAGGGCCTGGAAACCCGTCCGCGGAGCACGGTGGCGGCGGTGTGCGGCCCGCCGGTCATGTACAAGTTCGTCGTTCTCGAGCTTCTCTCGCGCGGCTTCCTCGAAGGGCGGATCTACATGTCGCTCGAGAGGCGGATGTGCTGCGGGATGGGGAAATGCGGCCAGTGCCAGATCAACGGAGTGTACGTCTGCAAGAACGGACCGGTTTTCCGATACCTGGACGCCAAGCGGCTTCCGGAAGCGCTCTAGCCGGGGGGGAGACACGATCATGAGCAAGCCGAAAGTCGGCGTCTTCAGCTTCGCGAGCTGTGAAGGATGCCAGTTACAACTCTTGAACATCGAAGATGAACTCCTCGACCTTCTGGGGCGGATCGAGATCGTGAACTTCCGCGAGGCGATGGACGAGAAGCGCGACGACTACGCGATCGCGCTGGTCGAGGGATCGATCGTGACGGAGATCGACGTCGAGGAGGTTCGGAAGATCCGGGGGAACGCGGCCTTTCTCGTCACGATCGGAGCGTGCGCGGTCACGACCGGCCTGAACGGCATGCGGAACTCCGTCGCGGCACGGGAGGCGTGGAAGCGCGTCTATCCGGATCGGGACTTCGATCCGGACGTCGCCCCGGAGGTGAGGCGGGTCTCGGAGGTGGTCAAGGTCGACTTCGAGATCCCGGGATGCCCGATCGACCGAGGCGAGCTGCTCTATGTGCTGACGACGCTTCTCCAGGGGCAGGTTCCGCGTCTTCCCGCGACGCCGGTCTGCGACGAGTGCCGCCGCGCGGGGAACCCGTGTTTGCTCGACCGCGGGATCTACTGCTTCGGTTCGATCACGCGAAGCGGCTGCCGCGCGATCTGTCCTGCCTTCGGCGAGAGCTGCTGCGGCTGCCGCGGGCTCCTACACGGCGCGCCGATCGAGGAGTTGATCGAGATCCTGGACAAGAAGGGATACTCCCGCGAGGAAGTCATCGTCCGCATGAATCAGTTCAACAGCCGCGACGACCAGGTCAAACCGCTCACCGGCGAGCTGGGGCGGCTTCGCAAGGAGGTGGCGGCATGAAGAAGCTCGAGGTGAACGTGCACCATCTGACCCGGGTCGAGGGGCACGGGAACATCAAGGTGCGCGCGTCGAACGGAAAGATCGAGGAGCTGAGGCTCGAGATCGTCGAATCGCCGCGTTTTTTCGAATCGATGCTGGTGGGACGCTACATCGACGAGGTGCCGCACATTACTGCGCGGATCTGCGGCATCTGCGCGCTCGGACACTCGACCGCCGCGGTCCGCGCCGCGGAGAACGCGCTCTCCTGGAAAGTTCCGGACGAGGTGATGTGGCTCCGCCGGCTCCTCATGGACGGCGAGACGCTGCAGAGCCACATCCTGCACGTCTACTTTCTCGTCGCGCCGGACTTCTTCAACGTCGGGAGCGTGATCCCCCTCGCGTCCACGCATCCCGAGGCGGTGAAGAGAGCTCTTCGCTTGAAGAAGGTCGCCAACGAGATGTGCGACATCCTCGTCGGTCGGAAGATCCATCCGGTGTCGATGGCGGTCGGCGGGTTCACCTACTGGCCGACGAAGAAGGATCTTTCAAGGGTGAAGGAGCTGCTCGAAGGCGCGCGTTCCGATCTGGACGAGACGGTGAAGCTCTTCGCCGGAATCGCGCCCCCCGCCCTGGAAAGCCCGACCGAGTACGTCGCCCTCCGCTCGGAGGGGGATCGCTACGAGTTCGTTCACGGCCGCGTGGCGAGCTCGACCGGCGAGTCGGTCGAGGAAAGGGACTACGCGAAGCTGATCACCGAAAGGACCGTGGGGCACAGCTCGGCGCGCCACGTGGCGACGAAGCGCGGCTCTTACGCGGTCGGCGCGCTCGCGCGCTACAAGCTGAACCACGATCGATTGACCCCTTGGGCGGCGGACGCCGCCAAGAAGCTCGGCCTCACGCCGAAGGCGACGAATCCCTTCCACAACAACACGGCGCAGATCGTCGAGAGCTTGCATGTGGTCGACGAAGGGATCGAGATGATCGGCCGGCTCATGAAGGTGAAGAGCCCGCCGGTCTACGCGCCTCTCAAGAAGAAGGCCGGGAGCGGCGCCGCGGCGGTCGAGGTCCCGCGCGGAATCCTCTTCCATCACTACGAGACAAACGACAGCGGGATCGTCGTCCGCGCGAACTGCATCATTCCGACCGGGCAGAACCAGGCGAACATCGAGATGGATCTTCATCGGTTCGTGCCGGCGCTGATGCAAGGAGGAAAGAACCAGGACGAGATCACGCGCGCGTGCGAGATGCTCGTCCGCGCGTACGATCCGTGCATCTCCTGCTCGGTGCACTTCCTGGAGGTGGAGATTGTCTGAGGAGCGTCTCCTCTTGATCGCCTTCGGGAACCCGCTCCGCCGCGACGACGGGGTGGGGCTCGCCGCGCTCGACGAGCTGAAGAGGCGCAGGTTGGAGCGGCCCGGGCTCGATTGGGTGGACGGAGGCGTCGGGGGGATCGACCTCCTCTCGCTTTTGGAAGGTTACGACCGTGCAATCGTGTTGGACGCGGTTCTCGCGAGGGAGGAGCCGGTCGGTACGATCGTCGAGGCCGGTCTCGAGGACGTTCGGTTCCTCCTCCGGCCGCGGCTTTCGCTTCACAATCTCGATCTCGGAACCGCGTTCGAGCTCGCGCGGGCCCTCGACCTCGATCTCCCGCGCGTGGAGTTCATCCTGATGCGCGTGCGGGAGGTCGGCCCCGGCGAAGGACTGACCGAAGCCGCCCGATCGGCGCTCCCGGCCATGGCGGAGGCGGCCGCCCGCAGGATCAACGGTTTCGCGAACCGGAAGAGCCGCGCGATCGCGGCCGAAACGGGTGAGGAGGGATGAAGAAACGATGAAGACGGCGGATCTGTCGAAATTCCCGATCTTCTCGGGGCTGACCCCGCAGGAAGTGCAGAAGATCGCCGCGATCAGTGAAGAGGTCTCGTTCCCGGACGGCGAGGCGATCTTCCGCGAGGGAGATCGTTCCTTGTTCCTGTATCTCATCCTGAGCGGGAGGATCTCCCTTCGCATGTCCCTTCCGAATCAAAAATCGCTGGCGATCGGAACGCTGGAGCCGGGCGAGGAGCTCGGCTGGTCCTCGGTTCGCAGAAGCAAGCCCTACACGGCGACCGCCGTCGCGATCGGCACGGTCGAGGTCGTGCGCATCGCGGCCGAGAGCCTCACGAAGGTGTTCGAGTCGGATCCGCGAATCGGCTACTACACGTGCCGGGGGCTTCTCGGGATCGTCGCGGAGCGCTTGGAGGAAGCGCGGCTCCGGATCGCCAACATGCAGACCGGATAGATCGCGTGTTGGTGGTTCATGCATGAAGCGAGCGTTGCGGAGGCGATTCTCGACATCGCGCGCCTGGCGGCGTCCGGCCATCCCGGCGCGCGGATCGTGCGGGTGAACGTCCGCGTGGGAGCTTTCGCCCACATCGACGACGAGGCTCTTCGGTTCGCCTTCGACGTGCTGAAGGAAGGGACGGCCTCGTCGGGGGCGGCGCTCGAGATCGAGCGGGAACGGCTTCAGGGGCGTTGCTCGGCGTGCGGGACCTCCTTCGAGGCCGGGTCTCCCGAGAACGCGTGCCCGGGGTGCGGGAGCTTCGAGGTCTATTGGAGCGGCGACGGAGGTTCGCGCGTCGTCTCGATCGACGTGGACGACGGAACTTCCTGAGACCGGCGGGAGGGGCGCGACTCGGCGGTTCTTCCCGCGCGCGAGAGGATGAGATGGAAAGGCCGAGGACCACGGTCCGCATTCTGGAGAAGATCAGCAAGGCGAACGATGTGATCGCGGCGGAGAACCGGAGCGAGTTTCTCGCGCGCGGTCTCGCGGTGATCAACCTTCTCGGGTCGCCCGGATGCGGGAAGACGACCCTCATCGCGGCGACGGCGGCTCGACTCCAAGCGCGGCCGATTGCCGTCGTCGAGGGGGATGTGGCCGGGAGCGTGGACGCGGAGTTTCTTGCGGGGAAGGGGCTCCCCGCGATCCAGATCAACACGGGGGGCGGGTGCCATCTCGACGCGGGGATGGTCCGCGAGGCGATGCGCGCGCTCGTGCCCGCTGAAGGTTCGATCGTCTTTATCGAGAATGTCGGGAACCTGATCTGCACCGCCGGCTACGATCTCGGCGAGCAGATTCGGGTTCTTGCGCTCAGCACGCCGGAAGGCGACGACAAGCCGCACAAGTACCCGGGTATCTTCGCCTGCGCCGAGGTTCTTCTCATCACGAAGAGCGATGTAGCTTCCTATGTCGGTTTCGACTCGCAGGCGCTTCGACGGCGCGCCCTCTCGCTCAACCCCGGTCTCGTGATCTTCGAGGTTTCCGCCGTAAAGGGAGACGGGATGGATGCCTGGTGCAACTGGCTCGCGGCCCGGGCGGGGGAGAAGAAATCATGCGAATGAACGCGACGTATCTTCAGCAATTTCTCTCCGATTCGGCGAGGAAGGCGAAGCGCTCCGAGATCCGCGAGCTTCTGAAGCTCACCGCAAGGCCGGAGGTCATCAGTCTCGCCGGCGGGCTTCCGTCTCCCGAAACGTTCCCGCTCGAGGAGATCGCGGAGCTCGTTCCGGGGATGCTCCGCCGTTACGGCGCGGCCGCCCTGCAATACGGGCCGACCGAGGGGGACATCGGTCTCCGCGAAGAGCTTCAGAAGATGATGGCCGAGGACGGACTGCCGGATCTCTCGATCGACCGGATCCTCGTCACGTCCGCGAGCCAGCAAGGTCTCGACCTCACGGGGCGCGTGTTCCTCGCGCCGGGGGACACGGTCGTGTGCGGACTTCCGAGCTACCTCGGCGCTCTCGGCGCATTCGCGGCATCGGGCGCGCGCATGACGGGGATCGTCGAGGACGACGAGGGGATGCCCCCCTCCAAGCTCGAGGAGCGCCTGATCGCGCTCCGCCGCCAGGGGATCCGGCCGAAGCTCGTCTATCTCGTTCCTGATTTCCAGAATCCCTCCGGCGTGACGCTCTCGCTCGCCCGTCGCTTGGACATCCTCTCAATCGCTTCGGAGTTCGATCTTCTCGTCCTCGAGGATAGTCCCTATCGGCAGCTCCGCTATGTCGGCGAGCATGTGCCGAACATGAAGAGCCTCGATCGGGACGGACGCGTCATCTCGCTCTTCACGTTCAGCAAGATCCTCTTCCCGGGGCTCCGGCTCGGGTGGCTCGTCGCCGACGAAGAGGTCGTGAGCCGCTACGTCGTGGCGAAGCAGCCGGTCGATCTCTGCACGAGCGCCCTCACCCAGCTTCTCGCGCGGGAGTACCTGAAGACAGGCCGTCTCCCCGCGCAGATCGAGAGGACGAAGGATCTCTACCGCGAGAAGCGAAGGGTCTTCCTCGAGACGATCGAGAAGGAGATCGATCCATCGTGGGGCGTTCGATGGACGCGGCCGGAGGGAGGGCTCTTCCTTTGGATGACTCTCCCCGAGGGGATGAGCGCGCGCGCCCTCCTCGATCTCGCGCTCAAGGAGAACGTGGCGTTCGTCTGCGGAGGCGCGTTCCACTGCGACGGGAGCGGGGAGAACACGCTTCGCCTCAACTTCAGCTATTCCGCGAACGAGCAGCTTGTCGAGGGCTTGCGGCGCATCGCGCGCGCGATCGAGAAGATGATCCGCTCGCGATCCTCCGCGGAGGATGTCCTGCACGCGGAAGACCCGGCCGCTCTCCCCGTGCATCACGGAGTCCACTCGCTCGAACAGCTTTCCTGGAACCTCGGACTGTCGGAAGTGGTCGAGTAGCGCGCGAAGGAGTGTGCGATGACGAAATGCCCGTACTGCAATCACCAGCCGAGCGAGAGCGCGCGTTTCTGCGAAAACTGCGGAGCGATCCTGCAAAGGAACGATCCGGCCTATCAGCTCGCTTATGCGCATCGTCTCGAAATGGAAGGACGGTTCGGCGAGGCGATTGCCGAGTACGAAAAGCTGATCGAGAAAGGGGTGATGCGCGAGCAGCTCCCCGCCCTACGAAAGCACCTCGGGAACCTGCATTTCCGCATGGGGCATCTCCGGCGCGCGAAGGAGCACTTGCGGGCCGCGTGCGAGATGGAACCGGGGAACGCGGCGTTCTGGCACGATCTCGGGGTCGTGGAGTATCACGGGGCGGAGTTCGACGACGCGATCGCCGCCTTTCAAGAAGCCCTCGTGCGCGACGCGGACTTGCTTCTCGCGTATTTCTGGCTGGGGAACGCTCTTTATCATCGCGGAAGGAACGACGAGGCGATCGAGGCCTTCGGGGAGCTTCTCGACCGCTACCCGAACTTCATGGTCGGGCACTTCCATCTCGGCGTGATCCACGCGAGGCGCGGAAACGTCGAAGAGGCGGAAGGCCATTTCCGCAAGATTCTGCAGAAGAACCCGGAGGCGGCGGCCGCGCAGTTCTACGTTACCCCCGAATCTTCTTAAGGGGCGCTCGTCTCGGGCGGCGTTCGAACCATTCGAGCGGCCGCGGGGAACTGCTCGAAGGCCGCGAGGCGTTCGACGGAGAGAGAGATGAACACAATCGGGATCCGGAGAGAGGACAAGAGCCGCTGGGAGCGAAGAACGCCGATCATTCCCGAAGCGGTGGCGAAGCTCGTGCGGGAAGGCATCCCCGTGCGCGTTCAGCCGTCGGACAACCGGATCTTCCCGAATGAGGAGTTCGTCCAGGCGGGCGCGACGGTGAACGAGGATCTCTCTCCGTGCTCGATCGTTTTTGGAGTCAAGGAAATCCCCGTGCGCGCCTTTCGGGAAGGGACGGCGTACGCTTTCTTTTCGCACACGATCAAGGGACAGAGCTACAACATGCCGATGCTTCGCCGGATGATGGAGCTCGGATGCCATCTGATCGACTACGAGAAGATCACCGACGCGGAGGGGAGGCGGCTCGTCCTCTTCGGCTATCACGCGGGCCTCGCGGGGATGGTCGAGACTCTTTCCGCCGTCGGGCTCCGGCTCCGTTGGGAAGGTTACGAGACCCCGCTCGCCTCGATCCGGAGCCCCCACGAGTACGATTCCATCGACCACGCGACGGAGGCGATCGCGAGAGCGTCGAGGGAAATCGAGGCGGGGAACTGGCCGGATGAGCTTCGTCCGTTCGTCGTCGGCTTCGCCGGCTACGGGAACGTCTCCCGGGGAGCGCAGTATGTCTTCGACTTCCTCGATCCCCGCGAGGCGGACCCCGCGGAGCTTCCGAGAATCGGCGCCGAGACGGCGAGCCCCAATCCTTTCGTGAAGACGGTCTTTCACGAGAGGCACATGGTGGAGCCGATCGAGGAGAGCCGCCCGTTCGATCTCCAGGAGTACTACAGGGAGCCGTCGAAGTACCGCGGGGTCTTCGAGAAGCACCTTTCCTGTCTCGATGTTCTCGTGAACGCGATCTACTGGGAGGAGAAGTACCCGCGGCTCGTCACGTGCGAGCACGTGAGACGAACGTGGAAGGAGGGACAGCCGCGGCTCCGTGTGATCGGCGACATCAGTTGCGACATCAACGGATCGATCGAGTGCACCGTCCGCCCGACGGAGCCCGGAGCTCCCTGTTATGTTTACGAACCGGCGCGGAACCGGCATCTCGACGGAGTGGAAGGGGAGGGGCCGGTGATCATGGCGGTTGACATTCTCCCCGCCGAGTTGCCGAGGGACGCCTCGCACGTGTTCAGCCGGGCGCTCATGCCGTTCCTCCCCGCCCTCGCGCGGGCCGATTTCTCCAAGGAGATCGAAAACGCGGGTCTCCCCGACCCGATTCGCAAGGCGGTCATTCTCCACAAGGGGAGGCTGACGGAAGGCTACCGCTATTTGGCCTCGTACGTCGGCCGGGAATGATCTGAAGAAACCCTAGGATCAACAGAGGAAGCAAGACATGAAGCGAGTTCTCGTCCTCGGCGCGGGTCTGGTCGCGAAACCTTTGGTTCGTTATCTGCTCGACCAGCGCGGTTTTCGCGTGATCTGCGCGAGCCGCACGGTGTCGAAA is a window of Candidatus Eisenbacteria bacterium DNA encoding:
- the hypB gene encoding hydrogenase nickel incorporation protein HypB, giving the protein MERPRTTVRILEKISKANDVIAAENRSEFLARGLAVINLLGSPGCGKTTLIAATAARLQARPIAVVEGDVAGSVDAEFLAGKGLPAIQINTGGGCHLDAGMVREAMRALVPAEGSIVFIENVGNLICTAGYDLGEQIRVLALSTPEGDDKPHKYPGIFACAEVLLITKSDVASYVGFDSQALRRRALSLNPGLVIFEVSAVKGDGMDAWCNWLAARAGEKKSCE
- a CDS encoding hydrogenase maturation nickel metallochaperone HypA, which produces MHEASVAEAILDIARLAASGHPGARIVRVNVRVGAFAHIDDEALRFAFDVLKEGTASSGAALEIERERLQGRCSACGTSFEAGSPENACPGCGSFEVYWSGDGGSRVVSIDVDDGTS
- a CDS encoding tetratricopeptide repeat protein, which codes for MTKCPYCNHQPSESARFCENCGAILQRNDPAYQLAYAHRLEMEGRFGEAIAEYEKLIEKGVMREQLPALRKHLGNLHFRMGHLRRAKEHLRAACEMEPGNAAFWHDLGVVEYHGAEFDDAIAAFQEALVRDADLLLAYFWLGNALYHRGRNDEAIEAFGELLDRYPNFMVGHFHLGVIHARRGNVEEAEGHFRKILQKNPEAAAAQFYVTPESS
- a CDS encoding hydrogenase maturation protease; amino-acid sequence: MIAFGNPLRRDDGVGLAALDELKRRRLERPGLDWVDGGVGGIDLLSLLEGYDRAIVLDAVLAREEPVGTIVEAGLEDVRFLLRPRLSLHNLDLGTAFELARALDLDLPRVEFILMRVREVGPGEGLTEAARSALPAMAEAAARRINGFANRKSRAIAAETGEEG
- a CDS encoding cyclic nucleotide-binding domain-containing protein encodes the protein MKTADLSKFPIFSGLTPQEVQKIAAISEEVSFPDGEAIFREGDRSLFLYLILSGRISLRMSLPNQKSLAIGTLEPGEELGWSSVRRSKPYTATAVAIGTVEVVRIAAESLTKVFESDPRIGYYTCRGLLGIVAERLEEARLRIANMQTG
- a CDS encoding Ni/Fe hydrogenase subunit alpha codes for the protein MKKLEVNVHHLTRVEGHGNIKVRASNGKIEELRLEIVESPRFFESMLVGRYIDEVPHITARICGICALGHSTAAVRAAENALSWKVPDEVMWLRRLLMDGETLQSHILHVYFLVAPDFFNVGSVIPLASTHPEAVKRALRLKKVANEMCDILVGRKIHPVSMAVGGFTYWPTKKDLSRVKELLEGARSDLDETVKLFAGIAPPALESPTEYVALRSEGDRYEFVHGRVASSTGESVEERDYAKLITERTVGHSSARHVATKRGSYAVGALARYKLNHDRLTPWAADAAKKLGLTPKATNPFHNNTAQIVESLHVVDEGIEMIGRLMKVKSPPVYAPLKKKAGSGAAAVEVPRGILFHHYETNDSGIVVRANCIIPTGQNQANIEMDLHRFVPALMQGGKNQDEITRACEMLVRAYDPCISCSVHFLEVEIV
- a CDS encoding PLP-dependent aminotransferase family protein, coding for MNATYLQQFLSDSARKAKRSEIRELLKLTARPEVISLAGGLPSPETFPLEEIAELVPGMLRRYGAAALQYGPTEGDIGLREELQKMMAEDGLPDLSIDRILVTSASQQGLDLTGRVFLAPGDTVVCGLPSYLGALGAFAASGARMTGIVEDDEGMPPSKLEERLIALRRQGIRPKLVYLVPDFQNPSGVTLSLARRLDILSIASEFDLLVLEDSPYRQLRYVGEHVPNMKSLDRDGRVISLFTFSKILFPGLRLGWLVADEEVVSRYVVAKQPVDLCTSALTQLLAREYLKTGRLPAQIERTKDLYREKRRVFLETIEKEIDPSWGVRWTRPEGGLFLWMTLPEGMSARALLDLALKENVAFVCGGAFHCDGSGENTLRLNFSYSANEQLVEGLRRIARAIEKMIRSRSSAEDVLHAEDPAALPVHHGVHSLEQLSWNLGLSEVVE